GGCGATTTTCCGCAACTGCTGGAGCAGCCCGCGCCGAGCAACACACGCTTCCGCCCCATCGGCGATTCAGACTCCGAGCGCGCCTTCTGTATGCTGATGGAACGCCTGGCCCCGCTGTGGGAAGGCCGCGACGAGCCACCACCGCTTGAGCAGAGGCTGGCCGTGATTGCCGACTTTTGCCGCGAAATGCGCAAGCTAGGCCCCGCCAACTTCATCTACGCAGATGCCGACGCGCTCTTCATCCACGCCCACCGCCGCACTCAGCCTGACGGCGCCATACGCCCGCCGGGGCTCTACCTGCTGCAACGCTCCTGCTGGGAATCGGCGCCCGAGCTCAAGGATGCCGGCGTACGCCTGCAAACCGTGCGCCAGGACGTGGCACTGATCGCCAGCGTACCCCTGACCGATGAGCTATGGGAACCGCTCGGCGAGGGCGACCTGATCGCCCTGCGCGCTGGCCGCTGCTACGACATCGAAGGCCGCTGGAGCACACCCGAGGACGTCAGTAGCCGGGCGCCCTCGCAGCCGCGGCCGGCGCTTGGGTAGGGCATCAAACGCAGCCAGTCGGCTTTGGCAAGCCGCCCCACTTGCAGATCAGCTTCATCGGACCTTTTTTGAAGATGTTGTAAAGCTCTTTCGTCGAGACGCTCTGCTTCTTGGCAAAGATGCGAATCGGCGGCACCACGCCATCGTTCTCGTACATCGCCCGCGCCTCGCGGATGAAGCCCATCACCTGATCGTTCATCTCAAAATCATCTGTGGTGGCAAGCTCTTGCGCCACTTCCTCGCTCCAATCGTCACGATTGACCAAAAATCCCTCATTATCAAGGGCAACGCTGATAGTCATGAGAAAGCTCCTGAACATTTTTTACTGAGAAATCCAAGCCTCGCGCGAACCCCGCTGCGCCCTTTTTCGATCAACGCGCAAAGCCGAGTCGGCGACACCCAAGGACAGTGGAGGCAGAGCCGGCGCATATCCAGCCCTGACTCCCAAGCGCCACGCGGAACTCGGCGCGTTTTCTTTGGCCGGCTTGATTTGCTCGGCGTACAGTGCTTTCGGTGCATCACGCGGCAGAGACAACCGTAGCTTCTTGAATCGATCAGGGATTGTTAGGCGCCGGTCTGATAAGTTTTATTTCCTCTGCAGCGATGCCAGCCTGCCATGTTCTATCAGGCATTTCGATCGTGTAAGCGATGCTTCCGTCAAACGCGATATCAATCGCAACGATCGTGCCGCTCCCGGAACCATTGTACTTGGATGCAAAGGTCACCTGATCGTTGAACTTGTAGGGTGTTTCAACCGACAGCTTATACCCTTTATGTGCCTTTTCAATCATCATGTTATTTCTCCCGCTGTGCGGTGACGCATTTGTGACAGAGGTGAAGGCCACGCCTAGGGCGACCAGTCCGGCAATAGTTTCGCTAACGCGCATCAGAATTCCCCGGTTACTAAGTCCTACCATTGTGAGGTAACTTTAGGCCATTTTTTCAGACGATGAAAATCCTCACTACAGGCCAGCTCTTCTGCCTCAGCGGTTTGCGCTCTGACAAGATCCCACCGAACCTGAAGGTTCAGCCAAAAATCGGCGGAAACCCTAAAGTTCGTGTTTGGGGCGAGCGTAGCGGCAGGTCGCCGTTGGCCTGTACGAGAATGGATTGCTTGATAAGATGATCCATTGGGCTGCAAATGAGGCGAGAAGGGTGCGTTTTTTCACTAGCGAGTTTTCAGTGAGGTTGGCGCCTTTGCTCGCGGCAAGGGGCGTTGGCTTGGCCGGTGCGCTCTTGATGGCTGTCCTGCTGCTCGGCGCGGGCGGCTGCGCTCCTACCATCCCCTCGGGGGACACGGGACTGCGTGTGAGTGTGACGGCGCCGATCAGGATTCCGGCGGGGCGGGCGCATGCGACCTTTCAGCGCGGTCGGCTGGCGAGCGCGAGCAGCAAGCTAAACCCGTATTGCGAGTTGGAGGTGCGCACGGTAGCGCCAGCGGAGGGGACCCGGATCGCGTCCGGGGACTTTGTGGTGAGTCGGATCAACTCGCGGATTTTGGTGGACCCGACGACGCGTATCTCGGCGGTGATGATGATGAGCAGCTGCTCGGACCCGCTGTTTCAGGAGTCGGTCTGGTGGCTGAAATCGAGCGCGCCGAGTGATGTGCCAAGTGATGTCATGTACCTGCGCTGTATCGCGCCCTATTACAATTGCGCCTTCGGTCCGCCGCTGCTGCCGGCGCAGGTGCAGCAGCAGGTTGGACGCTATTTGGAGGTGAAGTGGGCAACAGGCCCCAGCCTGGCTAAATCGTCCGGTCGGTTGATGTCCACCAGCGACGGCAGTCGTTGAGTTTGCCAGTTGAGGGCGTTTAATGCGGTCATGGTCCGCTCGGCAACCTGGGCCGTTCCCAAGGCATGTCCGTGAACAGGATGACTGACGCTTTTTTATCCGATCAGCCGCGCGCGGTTTCGATCGCCTCCAGCACGCCGTCCCAGAAGCGGATGCGGGCGCAGATGGCTTCCTCGGCGGCGGCTTCGGCCTCGGTGTGCTTTTCGGGATCATCGCCGCACAGGTGCTCGAGCAGTTGCAGTGACAGGGGGCCGTGGAAGTCTTCGTCGAGATGGATGTGGCGCTTGAGGTAGTAGTGGAAGCTTGGCGCATCCGCCTCGGTGATGTCCATGTCGCTGAGCAGGCGGC
Above is a genomic segment from Thiorhodovibrio litoralis containing:
- a CDS encoding class II glutamine amidotransferase, which encodes MCELFAMSSRVPATLGLSLGRLARHSSGSEATHRDGWGLACYEERDCLLLREPRPACESLLLRFVDVQGVRTCMAVSHLRQATFGARSLQNTQPFVRELGGRSHVFAHNGDFPQLLEQPAPSNTRFRPIGDSDSERAFCMLMERLAPLWEGRDEPPPLEQRLAVIADFCREMRKLGPANFIYADADALFIHAHRRTQPDGAIRPPGLYLLQRSCWESAPELKDAGVRLQTVRQDVALIASVPLTDELWEPLGEGDLIALRAGRCYDIEGRWSTPEDVSSRAPSQPRPALG
- a CDS encoding TusE/DsrC/DsvC family sulfur relay protein, encoding MTISVALDNEGFLVNRDDWSEEVAQELATTDDFEMNDQVMGFIREARAMYENDGVVPPIRIFAKKQSVSTKELYNIFKKGPMKLICKWGGLPKPTGCV